The following coding sequences lie in one Glycine max cultivar Williams 82 chromosome 19, Glycine_max_v4.0, whole genome shotgun sequence genomic window:
- the LOC100798839 gene encoding alpha/beta hydrolase domain-containing protein 17C isoform X2, translating to MGGMTSSMAAKLAFFPPHPASYKVVKDEVTSLLLLSPFPHRENVEILKLPTRRGAEIVSMYVRHPMAASTVLYSHGNATDLGQMYELFIQLSIHLRVNLIGYDYSGYGQSSGKPSEQNTYADIEAVYKCLEESYGTKQEDIILYGQSVGSGPTLDLAARLPQLRAVVLHSPILSGLRVMYPVKRSYWFDIYKNIDKIPLVNCPVLIIHMKL from the exons aTGGGAGGAATGACATCATCGATGGCTGCGAAGTTGGCGTTCTTCCCGCCTCACCCAGCATCGTACAAGGTGGTGAAGGACGAGGTGACGAGTCTTCTGCTCCTCAGTCCCTTCCCTCACCGCGAGAACGTGGAAATTCTGAAGCTTCCGACGCGGCGCGGCGCCGAGATAGTGAGCATGTACGTTCGCCACCCCATGGCAGCTTCCACTGTTCTCTACTCTCACGGCAACGCCACCGATCTTGGCCAGATGTACGAGCTCTTCATCCAGCTCAGCATCCACCTGCGCGTTAATCTCATCGG GTATGACTACTCTGGGTATGGCCAATCATCAGGGAAG CCAAGTGAGCAGAATACATACGCAGATATTGAAGCTGTGTATAAGTGTCTAGAAGAAAGCTATGGTACCAAGCAAGAGGATATAATCTTGTATGGCCAATCTGTTGGTAGTGGCCCTACTTTGGATCTTGCAGCTAGATTGCCTCAATTGAGAGCTGTTGTTCTGCACAGTCCCATACTTTCAGGCTTAAGGGTCATGTATCCAGTAAAACGTAGTTACTGGTTTGACATATATAAG AATATCGACAAGATTCCACTCGTTAATTGTCCTGTTCTCATAATTCAT ATGAAGTTGTAG
- the LOC100798839 gene encoding alpha/beta hydrolase domain-containing protein 17B isoform X1: protein MGGMTSSMAAKLAFFPPHPASYKVVKDEVTSLLLLSPFPHRENVEILKLPTRRGAEIVSMYVRHPMAASTVLYSHGNATDLGQMYELFIQLSIHLRVNLIGYDYSGYGQSSGKPSEQNTYADIEAVYKCLEESYGTKQEDIILYGQSVGSGPTLDLAARLPQLRAVVLHSPILSGLRVMYPVKRSYWFDIYKNIDKIPLVNCPVLIIHGTSDEVVDCSHGKQLWELCKEKYEPLWLKGGNHCDLEQFPEYIRHLKKFIATVEKSPSQRYSFRRSMEQFEQPRKSTDIFEVIRKSTDRREKPRLITDRPEKLKNLSNNADKLEKLRVTFDHMDRSRRSVDCLEKSRKSIDHQLEKARKSVDRLERIRT, encoded by the exons aTGGGAGGAATGACATCATCGATGGCTGCGAAGTTGGCGTTCTTCCCGCCTCACCCAGCATCGTACAAGGTGGTGAAGGACGAGGTGACGAGTCTTCTGCTCCTCAGTCCCTTCCCTCACCGCGAGAACGTGGAAATTCTGAAGCTTCCGACGCGGCGCGGCGCCGAGATAGTGAGCATGTACGTTCGCCACCCCATGGCAGCTTCCACTGTTCTCTACTCTCACGGCAACGCCACCGATCTTGGCCAGATGTACGAGCTCTTCATCCAGCTCAGCATCCACCTGCGCGTTAATCTCATCGG GTATGACTACTCTGGGTATGGCCAATCATCAGGGAAG CCAAGTGAGCAGAATACATACGCAGATATTGAAGCTGTGTATAAGTGTCTAGAAGAAAGCTATGGTACCAAGCAAGAGGATATAATCTTGTATGGCCAATCTGTTGGTAGTGGCCCTACTTTGGATCTTGCAGCTAGATTGCCTCAATTGAGAGCTGTTGTTCTGCACAGTCCCATACTTTCAGGCTTAAGGGTCATGTATCCAGTAAAACGTAGTTACTGGTTTGACATATATAAG AATATCGACAAGATTCCACTCGTTAATTGTCCTGTTCTCATAATTCAT GGGACTTCAGATGAAGTTGTAGATTGCTCCCACGGAAAACAACTGTGGGAACTGTGTAAAGAGAAATATGAGCCACTATGGCTCAAAGGAGGTAACCATTGTGATTTAGAGCAATTTCCTGAGTATATCAGGCATCTTAAGAAGTTCATAGCTACTGTTGAGAAGTCTCCATCACAAAGATACAGCTTCAGAAGAAGCATGGAACAGTTTGAGCAGCCGCGAAAGAGCACCGATATATTTGAAGTTATTAGAAAGAGCACTGATCGCAGGGAAAAACCGCGGTTGATTACAGACAGGCCTGAAAAGCTGAAGAATTTGTCCAATAATGCTGATAAGTTGGAGAAACTGAGAGTAACTTTTGATCATATGGACAGGTCAAGGAGAAGTGTGGATTGTCTTGAGAAGTCTAGAAAAAGCATTGATCATCAACTTGAAAAGGCAAGGAAAAGTGTTGACAGGTTGGAAAGAATAAGGACCTGA